The Candidatus Manganitrophaceae bacterium region GATCTCTTTCATCGCTCCAGTCTCGGCTGAATCCCTTCTGATCAACGGCGCCGGCGCCACCTTCCCCTATCCGATCTATTCGAAGTGGTTTGACGAATATGCCAAACTGCATCCCGATGTCCACTTCAATTACCAATCGATCGGCTCCGGCGGCGGCATTCGGCAGATCTCCGAGGGAACGGTCGATTTCGGCGCGACCGACGGTCCGATGAGCGATGAGCAGCTCCAAAAGACCAAGACCAAGATCCTCCACTTTCCGACCGTCCTCGGCGCGGTCGTCCCGACCTACAACATTCCGGACGTTCAATCCGATCTCAACTTAACCGCTCAGGCGCTGGCCGGCATTTTCCTCGGAAAAATCACGAAGTGGAACGATCCGGAGATCGCGAAGGCCAACCCCGGCGCCAAACTCCCGGACAAGCCGATCATCGTGGCCCATCGTTCGGACGGATCGGGGACGACCTATGTCTGGGTCGATTTTCTCGCCAAGGTCAGTCCCGAGTGGAAAGAGCGGGTCGGCGTCGGAACGGCGGTCAAATGGCCGGTCGGCCTCGGCGGAAAAGGGAATGAAGGGGTCACCGGGCTGGTCAAGCAGACACCGTATTCGATCGGCTATGTTGAGTTGATTTATGCCGAGCAGAACAAGCTCCCGTTTGGAAAGGTCCAGAATCAGTCGGGGGCTTTTGTGAAGGCCGACCTGGCGGGGGTCACCGCGGCGGCGGCTTCGGCCAAGATGCCGGAAGACTTTCGGGTCTCCATCACCAACCCTCCCGGAAAAGAGGCCTACCCGATCTCAAGCTTTACCTGGCTTCTGATCCCGGCGCAGATCTCCAACCCGGCCAAAGGGAAAGCGATTGTCGACTTCTTAAAATGGATGCTTCGCGACGGCCAGGCGATGGCGTCGCAGCTCACTTACGCGCCGCTTCCAAAGGAAGTGGTCACCATGGAAGATAAAGCAATTGGGCAGATCAAGTACTGATTCCTCGCTCCCCCTCATCTCCGATCGGTCCGGAGTCCATTGGGCCGATCGGATTTTTCGCGTCACGATGTTGCTCATCGCCCTCTCCGTTCTCCTGATTACGGCGGTCATCGCCTTCGAGCTCTACTGGCACTCCCGTTTGTCGATTGCGAAATTCGGCTGGGCGTTCCTCTGGCAATCCACCTGGGATCCGGTGGCGGAAGAGTTCGGCGCCCTTCCCTTTCTCTATGGCACCCTCGTCACATCGATTATTGGATTGTTGATCGCCATTCCGATCGGATTGGGGGTCGCCATCTTCCTCTCGGAGCTCGCCCCCCGCTGGCTCTCCGATCCGATCACCTTCCTGGTGGAGCTGCTCGCCGCCATTCCGAGCGTGATTTACGGTTTGATCGGAATCTTTGTCTTGGTTCCCTGGATTCGCAATGTGTTGGAGCCGATTTTGAGCGCCACCCTCGGCTTTCTCCCGATCTTTCAGGGGGCGCCGTACGGCGTCGGGATGCTGACGGCGGGAATCGTGCTGGCGATTATGGTGATCCCTTTTATCGTATCGGTCTCTCGAGAGGTCCTCATCGCGGTTCCCCGCTCGCAACGGGAGGCGATCCTCTCCTTGGGGGCAACCCGATGGGAGATGGTCTGGATCGCCATCCTTCCCTACGCCCGCTCCGGCATTCTCGGCTCGATCTTTTTGGCGTTGGCCCGGGCGCTCGGGGAGACGATGGCGGTGACGATGGTGATCGGCAACCGCCCCGAGATCAGCGCTTCGCTCTTCGAGCCGGGATATACGATGGCGTCGGTCATCGCCAATGAATTCACCGAGGCGACCTCCGATCTCTATGTCAGCGCCCTGGTCGAAATCGGGCTGGTTCTCTTCGCGGTGACGGTCGTCGTGAATGCGCTGGCCCGGTTGCTGATTTACAGCGTCTCCACAAAGAGAGGAGCGATCCGAACGTGAATGCCGCCACCCCGCTTTATCGCCGACTGACCAACATCGTGATGCTCTCCCTGACCGGTCTGTTTACCCTCTTGACCCTCGGCGTTCTCTTCTTTATCCTCGGATATATCACCTATCACGGGATCACGGCACTCGATTGGGACTTCTTTACGAAGCTGCCGAAACCGGTCGGTGAGACGGGGGGCGGAATGGCCAATGCGATTGTCGGAACGATCAAGCTGCTGGGGCTGGCGAGCCTGATCGGCGTTCCGA contains the following coding sequences:
- the pstC gene encoding phosphate ABC transporter permease subunit PstC is translated as MLLIALSVLLITAVIAFELYWHSRLSIAKFGWAFLWQSTWDPVAEEFGALPFLYGTLVTSIIGLLIAIPIGLGVAIFLSELAPRWLSDPITFLVELLAAIPSVIYGLIGIFVLVPWIRNVLEPILSATLGFLPIFQGAPYGVGMLTAGIVLAIMVIPFIVSVSREVLIAVPRSQREAILSLGATRWEMVWIAILPYARSGILGSIFLALARALGETMAVTMVIGNRPEISASLFEPGYTMASVIANEFTEATSDLYVSALVEIGLVLFAVTVVVNALARLLIYSVSTKRGAIRT
- the pstS gene encoding phosphate ABC transporter substrate-binding protein PstS, which encodes MLKKIILSSLFLISFIAPVSAESLLINGAGATFPYPIYSKWFDEYAKLHPDVHFNYQSIGSGGGIRQISEGTVDFGATDGPMSDEQLQKTKTKILHFPTVLGAVVPTYNIPDVQSDLNLTAQALAGIFLGKITKWNDPEIAKANPGAKLPDKPIIVAHRSDGSGTTYVWVDFLAKVSPEWKERVGVGTAVKWPVGLGGKGNEGVTGLVKQTPYSIGYVELIYAEQNKLPFGKVQNQSGAFVKADLAGVTAAAASAKMPEDFRVSITNPPGKEAYPISSFTWLLIPAQISNPAKGKAIVDFLKWMLRDGQAMASQLTYAPLPKEVVTMEDKAIGQIKY